A stretch of DNA from Macrotis lagotis isolate mMagLag1 chromosome X, bilby.v1.9.chrom.fasta, whole genome shotgun sequence:
GGATGTGCCAGTCTCTGCTCCTGGAGAGATACTGTAGATtatactggagtcaggaagagactgcaccgtgtgtgtgtgtgtgtgtgtgtgtgtgtgtgtgtgtgtgtgtgtatgtagggaAGGGGGTGTATGTGCACCAGTTGCTTAGGGGCCAGCCCATCCTTACCTCAGAGTCTGAAGAATCAGCAGAGTCAGTGCCCCCGGGGCAGTGTCCGGGCACGGTGACAACTGGGCCTGCACCTGCTGCAGAGGTGCACGTAGTCTGAGTGCTGCGGACTCAGCAGACCCGGTCACCAGCCGGCCATCGCTCACCtgggaaggagacaggagggggCAGCCCTTCAACACCAGGGAGCAAGGGTCCACCTGGGGGGCCCCTGCCTGTTGCTCAGGGGTGCTTTGGACCAGGATCCCTTCTTGAGAACTCTCTCCCCCTAACTTTGTGTCCAAGGTCCTGAATTGACACTGACCATCACTCAGAACGGTGGCGGTTCTGTTACTTACAGACCCTTGTTACCTTGGACTCTGATTCCTCCTCGGTTCCTAGGGCATCCATCCCCAAGCGCTGTCTTAACTCTTGATTTTCAATCACCAGGCCATGGGTTCTCTCACGCAAAAGCTGATTTTCAATCAAAAGTTTCTGattctggaaaagaaaggaacatCTAATTTGAGACTGCCAGACGACCTAGAACCCTAGCTCAGAGAAACTGGCATATCTGGCCTCAGAGGgaatgtttttctctctttggagAATATTACTGCATAAATAATGGACATTTTGAGTCAAGTGTGCAGGATTATTTTTGAAAGCCTCCGGGAGGCCTAAGGGAGATTCCAAAGAGGTCCTGGtgagaaaaaaattccaagtcCAAAGGACCCTCACTCTAATTCTAGGTACTGACTGTCCGTAAGTGACACACTCAGGGCTTCACATGGCACAGCCACGGTGAAAAGAAAACAGTGGGCCTGAGTTTCTGAGGGAAAGCTCATGGCAAGAAgccaattaactttttttttttaggcttttgcacggcaaatggggttaagtgtcttacccaaggccacacagctaggtcattattaagtgtctgaaaccggatttgaacccaggtactcctgactccaggactggtgctttatccactgtgccacctagctgccccccaattaaCTCTTAAAAAAAGTTAGGAGGCATGCATGCATCAAGAGTCTTTACACTGGCTGGCAGTCATTTTGAAGACTGGATACCACCAAAGATGAAGAAGTGCAACATTTCTCAGAGGGCTTCTGCTCGGATCCGCCCACCAGGGTCTAGGTGAGGCCTTGGATCTTGAAGCTGATGCCTCGACTACCCCTGGGGCCTGCTCCATGAATCACTCACAGGGACTGTCCCATCCCGGAAGTCTCAGCTGCCTACTTCACCCCTGGGGAGACTGGGTTTTGCCCAGTGGAATGTTTGGGAGGCTGGTGTGGGCCTTCACAACTTTGGGCACAGGGCAGAGGGTAGAACAGTAAAACAGTAATGCTTTACTAGAATTCAACGAAACCACTGTCAGTCATCAGCATCACAGCTGTGTCCCCTCATCTTGGCACCTGGCGTAATGGCACTGCACGGTGCACGCaggcacacacacaaacacgcacacACACCAACTAAACTCAATGTGCTTCAAGGGGACTGGCTCAGTTAACATCGTGCAAGTGAGCGTGTAGGAGAGCAGGGGCCGCGGTGGGCAGGTCCGGGTGGCCGAAGGGCCCGGGCTCCTGGGGCGCAGCCTCACCTCCTCCTCCAGGTCCACCACCTGCTGCTCCAGCTCACTCATTCGGGCCTTCTTCCTATCCCGGGCCGTCTGGGCCGCGACTCTGTTTTTCAGTTTCCTGGGGATGAAAAAACGGGCCTTTACCCCCCGGAGCTCACTGTCCACGGCTCCAATCCTGGCGCCAGGTTTTCAGGCCCCTTCCCCCAAATCGGCCGCCGCTGCCCGCTGGCCCCCCGGGCCTCGGGGCGCTCTCCCAGTGTGGCCTCACTCAGGGCTTCCGAGACCCCTCCCTCCCCCgccccgggggccggggccggggccggggcggccccCACACGGGGCAGATGGGCCCGGCCCAGCGGGGCAGCGCCGAGCCAGGGGAGGTGGCGGGTGGCCGGGCGGCCCCGAGGCGGAGGGAGTGAGCAGCCTGGGGGCCCTCCGGGGGCCTGCGGGCACCGCCCGGGCGCTGCGTGCCACCCCGCCTGGCCCccagcccggccccgccccgccacgctggcccggcccggccggccTCACCTGCGCAGCGCCTTCTCCTCCGGGCTCAGGTGCGTGAGGCGCTGCCGCTTGCGGGCCGGGCTCTGGCCggagccgggggccggggccggggccggggccggggccggggccggggcggcgccCGGGGCCTCCACCAGGGGCAGCGCGCGGGTGGGCGCGGGGGGGACCCCGGCTCCGGGCCCCGGAGTCTTGCCGGATGCCAGGAGCAGCAGCTTGGGCGCGGCCGGGCCCGGGGCCTGCGCCACCACCACCATGGCCGTGCGGGGCTGCGCGCGCCTGCGGGCCGAGGGAGCGGAGCCGGAGCCTGGGCCTGGGGCTGGGCCTGGTCCTGGTCCTGGTCCTGGGCCTGGTCCTGGGGCTGGGCCTGGTCCTGCGCGCCGGCCcgtccccgccgccgccgccgccgctccgaCTGCCGCTCCGCCGCGCCCGCCCGCCCGTATAACCGGCGTGGCCGCCTCCCATTGGCTCCGCCGCGATGACGCGCGCCTCCTCCCGCCGCCGATTGGCTCCTCGTGGCGCGGGGGCGGGAGGAAGGGGCGGGAGGCGGAGCCCGGCGCTGTCAGCCGGGGGAGAGCGCCGCGGCCGCGCGCGCGGGGAGCGGGGGGAGAGCGCGCCCACGTGACAccagtggggaaactgaggccccgaGAGGGACCCCTGGGGTCCGAGCCCTCTCCTGGGACCGACGCGGGCCGAGACCCCCGCGGGGCGCGCTGCCCTCCTCCGGCGCCTCGGACAGAGCCCGGGGTCCCCCAGCGCCCCCGTGGCTCGGTCAGGCGGGGGGGCAGGGGTCGCCCCGCGGGGACACTCACACGATGGGGGGCTGCAGGCCCCGCTCTGCTCCCCGGGGACCAGGGGCCCGG
This window harbors:
- the XBP1 gene encoding X-box-binding protein 1 isoform X2, encoding MMQLQHSERLILPRLPPPARPLSGNTLQNPQDFLTHQSSASLQRKKLKNRVAAQTARDRKKARMSELEQQVVDLEEENQKLLIENQLLRERTHGLVIENQELRQRLGMDALGTEEESESKVSDGRLVTGSAESAALRLRAPLQQVQAQLSPCPDTAPGALTLLILQTLSQISCWAFWTTWTQTCSSDMSAQNTAWRSSKRWEQKSPPPYQPPPLLWWGPHQPSWKPLMN
- the XBP1 gene encoding X-box-binding protein 1 isoform X1; this translates as MVVVAQAPGPAAPKLLLLASGKTPGPGAGVPPAPTRALPLVEAPGAAPAPAPAPAPAPAPGSGQSPARKRQRLTHLSPEEKALRRKLKNRVAAQTARDRKKARMSELEQQVVDLEEENQKLLIENQLLRERTHGLVIENQELRQRLGMDALGTEEESESKVSDGRLVTGSAESAALRLRAPLQQVQAQLSPCPDTAPGALTLLILQTLSQISCWAFWTTWTQTCSSDMSAQNTAWRSSKRWEQKSPPPYQPPPLLWWGPHQPSWKPLMN
- the XBP1 gene encoding X-box-binding protein 1 isoform X3; the encoded protein is MVVVAQAPGPAAPKLLLLASGKTPGPGAGVPPAPTRALPLVEAPGAAPAPAPAPAPAPAPGSGQSPARKRQRLTHLSPEEKALRRKLKNRVAAQTARDRKKARMSELEQQVVDLEEENQKLLIENQLLRERTHGLVIENQELRQRLGMDALGTEEESESKVTRVCNTQTTCTSAAGAGPVVTVPGHCPGGTDSADSSDSESDILLGILDNLDPDMFFRYVSTEYCLEEFKEVGAEEPTSLPASPSPLVGPPSAKLEAINELIRFDHVYTKPLILEIPSETDGQGSVVVKIEEAPPLSPSLKQDPPEPLTVSVKEELPENDLIPELGMENLLSSSHCLKSSPCLLEACSDSGYEGSPSPFSDMSSPLGTGPSWEDTFANELFPQLISV